A stretch of Gambusia affinis linkage group LG10, SWU_Gaff_1.0, whole genome shotgun sequence DNA encodes these proteins:
- the si:ch211-201h21.5 gene encoding inosine-uridine preferring nucleoside hydrolase: MASKLVIIDTDCGIDDAQAIMMALAAPNLEVLAVTCVFGNAAVENVCQNVLRVLSVCERQEIPVFQGSAGPLVGVSSPFSDHFGGDGLGDVIEDKDPQWKEKIQQEHAVDAMIRLASKYENQVSLVALGPLTNLALAVRLDPRFPQKLRELFIMGGNMEGKGNVTVCAEFNFAMDPESAYIVLEEFICPTYLATWEYCGRNALTWEFFEELVNQDFPAARFMKTVTSKCWAYSKEAMKNKRDVYFGPGFVSYDSYVMAACVDGGTVLESIECPVRVELQGSMSRGMLVLDRTKSLQKSHVVRVMSKCDVKKFGRLLMESLKQPWGK, translated from the exons ATGGCAAGCAAGTTGGTGATCATCGACACAGACTGCGGCATTGACGACGCTCAGGCCATAATGATGGCCTTGGCGGCGCCCAACCTGGAGGTCCTGGCCGTGACCTGCGTGTTTGGGAACGCCGCGGTGGAGAACGTGTGTCAGAACGTTTTGCGGGTTCTCTCTGTCTGCGAGCGCCAGGAG ATTCCAGTGTTTCAAGGCAGTGCTGGTCCTCTTGTTGGAGTCAGTAGCCCATTCAGTGACCACTTTGGAGGTGATGGACTTGGGGATGTGATAGAGGATAAAGATCCTCAGTGGAAGGAGAAAATTCAACAGGAGCACGCTGTTGATGCCATGATTAGATTGGCATCTAAATATGAGAATCAG GTCTCCTTGGTGGCCCTGGGTCCGCTCACCAACCTGGCGCTGGCTGTCAGACTGGATCCACGTTTTCCCCAAAAGCTCAGAGAGCTCTTCATCATGGGAGGAAACATGGAGG GAAAGGGGAACGTGACCGTCTGTGCAGAGTTCAACTTTGCAATGGATCCAGAATCGGCTTACATTGTTCTAGAAGAGTTCATCTGCCCTACTTACCTCGCTACATGGGAATACTGTGGTAGAAATGCCCTGACTTGG GAGTTCTTTGAAGAGCTGGTCAACCAGGACTTCCCGGCGGCCCGCTTCATGAAGACGGTGACATCAAAGTGTTGGGCCTACTCCAAAGAAGCCATGAAGAACAAGAGAGACGTGTACTTCGGGCCTGGTTTCGTCTCTTACGACTCCTACGTGATGGCGGCCTGCGTGGACGGCGGCACTGTGCTGGAGAGCATCGAGTGCCCGGTGCGCGTGGAGCTGCAGGGCTCCATGAGCCGCGGCATGTTGGTGCTGGATCGCACAAAGTCTCTGCAGAAGAGCCACGTTGTGAGGGTCATGTCTAAATGTGATGTGAAGAAGTTTGGTCGGCTCCTAATGGAGTCCCTCAAACAACCGTGGGGGAAGTAA